A genomic window from Pseudocitrobacter corydidari includes:
- a CDS encoding DUF72 domain-containing protein — protein sequence MIYIGLPQWSHPKWARQGISGLEDYARYFNCVEGNTTLYALPKAEIVTRWREQTGDDFRFCFKFPATISHEAKLRYCDDLTTEFFQRMSPLEERIGQYWLQLPATFGPQDLPVLWAFLDGLPKNFTYGIEVRHPQFFDKGESEQQLNRGLIERGVNRTILDSRPVHAAVPHSEAIVDAQRKKPKVPVHAIVTASNPMVRFIGSDDMAQNQAFFAAWLKKLPEWTTTTTPYLFLHTPDIAQALELVNALWHDLQIALPEVGSAPAIPQQSSLF from the coding sequence ATGATTTACATCGGTTTGCCGCAGTGGTCACATCCCAAATGGGCGCGTCAGGGCATTAGCGGGCTGGAGGATTACGCCCGCTACTTTAACTGCGTAGAGGGGAATACCACGCTCTATGCTCTGCCGAAAGCGGAAATCGTCACCCGCTGGCGCGAGCAGACTGGCGATGATTTTCGCTTCTGTTTTAAATTCCCGGCGACAATTTCCCACGAAGCAAAACTTCGCTACTGCGACGACCTGACCACGGAATTTTTCCAGCGGATGTCGCCGCTGGAAGAGAGGATTGGGCAATACTGGCTCCAGTTGCCCGCCACGTTTGGCCCGCAGGATCTTCCCGTTCTGTGGGCTTTCCTCGACGGCCTGCCGAAAAACTTCACCTACGGCATAGAAGTGCGCCATCCGCAGTTTTTCGATAAAGGTGAATCCGAGCAGCAGCTGAATCGCGGGTTGATAGAACGCGGTGTCAATCGCACCATTCTCGACAGCCGCCCGGTGCATGCCGCCGTGCCGCACAGCGAGGCTATCGTTGACGCCCAGCGTAAGAAGCCAAAAGTGCCCGTTCACGCCATTGTCACCGCCAGTAATCCGATGGTCCGGTTTATCGGTAGCGATGATATGGCGCAGAATCAGGCATTTTTTGCCGCCTGGCTGAAGAAACTCCCCGAGTGGACAACCACCACTACGCCGTATCTGTTTTTACATACGCCGGATATTGCACAGGCGCTGGAGCTGGTTAACGCCCTCTGGCATGACCTGCAAATCGCACTGCCGGAAGTAGGTTCTGCGCCCGCGATCCCACAACAATCTTCTCTTTTTTGA
- the ruvA gene encoding Holliday junction branch migration protein RuvA produces MIGRLRGIIIEKQPPLVLLETGGVGYEVHMPMTCFYELPEAGQEAIIFTHFVVREDAQLLYGFNNKQERTLFKELIKTNGVGPKLALAILSGMSAQQFVNAVEREELGALVKLPGIGKKTAERLIVEMKDRFKGLHGDLFTPAADLVLTSPAGPATDDAEQEAVAALVALGYKPQEASRMISKIARPDANSETLIREALRAAL; encoded by the coding sequence GTGATAGGCAGACTCAGAGGCATCATCATTGAAAAACAACCCCCGTTAGTACTGCTGGAAACGGGCGGCGTCGGCTATGAAGTGCATATGCCGATGACCTGCTTTTATGAGCTGCCGGAAGCGGGGCAAGAAGCCATCATCTTCACCCATTTTGTGGTGCGCGAAGATGCACAGTTGCTTTACGGCTTTAACAACAAACAGGAACGTACCCTGTTTAAAGAGTTGATTAAAACTAACGGCGTGGGCCCGAAACTGGCGCTGGCGATCCTCTCCGGCATGTCGGCGCAGCAGTTCGTCAATGCCGTTGAACGCGAAGAACTTGGCGCACTGGTGAAACTGCCGGGTATTGGTAAAAAAACCGCCGAGCGTTTGATTGTCGAAATGAAAGACCGCTTCAAGGGCCTGCACGGCGACCTGTTTACCCCGGCTGCCGATCTGGTGCTCACCTCTCCGGCAGGCCCGGCGACGGACGATGCCGAGCAGGAAGCGGTTGCCGCGCTGGTGGCGCTGGGCTATAAACCTCAGGAAGCCAGCCGGATGATCAGTAAAATTGCGCGTCCGGATGCCAATAGCGAAACATTGATCCGCGAAGCGTTACGCGCTGCGCTGTGA
- a CDS encoding YebC/PmpR family DNA-binding transcriptional regulator produces MAGHSKWANTKHRKAAQDAKRGKIFTKIIRELVTAARLGGGDAGSNPRLRAAIDKALSNNMTRDTLNRAIARGVGGDDDANMETIIYEGYGPGGTAVMVECLSDNRNRTVAEVRHAFTKTGGNLGTDGSVAYLFSKKGVISFEKGDEDAIMEAALEAGAEDVVTFDDGAIDVYTAWEEMGAVRDALEAAGLKADEAEVSMIPSTKADMDAETAPKLLRLIDMLEDCDDVQEVYHNGEISDEVAATL; encoded by the coding sequence ATGGCAGGTCATAGTAAATGGGCCAACACCAAACACCGCAAAGCGGCACAGGATGCCAAGCGCGGTAAAATCTTCACCAAAATCATTCGTGAGCTGGTAACGGCTGCGCGTCTGGGCGGCGGCGACGCTGGCTCCAACCCGCGTCTGCGTGCGGCGATTGATAAAGCGCTGTCTAACAACATGACGCGTGACACCCTGAACCGTGCCATCGCACGTGGCGTGGGCGGTGATGACGATGCGAACATGGAAACCATCATTTATGAAGGTTACGGCCCTGGCGGTACTGCGGTGATGGTTGAATGTCTGTCTGACAACCGTAACCGTACCGTAGCGGAAGTACGTCACGCGTTCACCAAAACCGGTGGTAACCTGGGCACTGACGGCTCTGTTGCCTACCTGTTCAGCAAAAAAGGCGTGATCTCCTTCGAGAAAGGCGATGAAGACGCGATCATGGAAGCGGCGCTGGAAGCCGGTGCAGAAGACGTTGTGACCTTCGACGATGGCGCAATCGACGTCTACACCGCATGGGAAGAGATGGGCGCAGTCCGTGATGCGCTGGAAGCTGCTGGCCTGAAAGCCGACGAAGCGGAAGTCTCCATGATCCCATCGACCAAAGCAGACATGGATGCAGAAACTGCGCCGAAACTGCTGCGTCTGATCGATATGCTGGAAGACTGCGACGATGTGCAGGAAGTCTACCATAACGGTGAGATCTCTGATGAGGTAGCAGCGACTCTGTAA
- the cmoA gene encoding carboxy-S-adenosyl-L-methionine synthase CmoA, whose translation MSHRDTLFSAPIARLGDWTFDERVAEVFPDMIQRSVPGYSNIISMIGMLAERFVQPATHVYDLGCSLGAATLSIRRNIAHESSKIIAVDNSPAMVERCRRHIDAYKAPTPVEVIEGDIRDIEIENASMVVLNFTLQFLEPAERQALLNKIYKGLNPGGALVLSEKFSFEDSTVGELLFNMHHDFKRANGYSELEISQKRSMLENVMLTDSVETHKARLSQAGFEHSELWFQCFNFGSLVALKAGAAA comes from the coding sequence ATGTCTCACCGCGACACGCTTTTTTCTGCGCCAATTGCCCGTCTCGGCGACTGGACCTTTGATGAACGGGTAGCCGAAGTCTTCCCGGATATGATCCAACGTTCCGTCCCCGGCTATTCCAATATCATTTCAATGATCGGTATGCTGGCGGAACGTTTTGTTCAGCCTGCCACCCATGTCTACGATCTCGGCTGTTCGCTGGGTGCGGCAACGCTCTCCATTCGCCGTAACATCGCCCATGAGAGCAGCAAAATTATCGCGGTGGATAACTCCCCGGCGATGGTGGAACGCTGCCGTCGCCACATTGACGCCTATAAAGCGCCAACGCCGGTTGAGGTGATTGAGGGTGATATCCGTGATATCGAGATTGAGAACGCCTCGATGGTGGTGCTCAACTTTACCCTGCAATTTCTTGAGCCCGCTGAACGTCAGGCGCTGCTGAATAAAATCTACAAAGGGTTGAATCCCGGCGGCGCGCTGGTGCTGTCAGAAAAATTCAGCTTCGAAGATTCAACCGTCGGCGAACTGCTGTTTAACATGCATCACGATTTCAAACGCGCCAACGGTTATAGCGAACTGGAAATCAGCCAGAAGCGCAGCATGCTGGAAAATGTGATGCTCACCGATTCTGTCGAAACCCATAAAGCGCGCCTGAGCCAGGCCGGGTTTGAGCACAGCGAACTGTGGTTCCAGTGCTTCAACTTCGGTTCACTGGTGGCACTGAAAGCAGGAGCGGCGGCATGA
- the ruvC gene encoding crossover junction endodeoxyribonuclease RuvC has protein sequence MSIILGIDPGSRITGYGVIRQVGRQLTYLGSGCIRTKVDDLPSRLKLIYAGVSEIITQFQPDFFAIEQVFMAKNADSALKLGQARGVAIVAAVNQDLPVFEYAARQVKQTVVGIGSAEKSQVQHMVRTLLKLPANPQADAADALAIAITHCHVSQNAMQMSESRLNLARGRLR, from the coding sequence TTGTCGATTATTCTCGGGATTGACCCCGGCTCACGCATCACCGGTTACGGCGTCATCCGCCAGGTTGGCAGGCAGCTTACCTATTTAGGCAGCGGCTGCATTCGAACTAAGGTGGATGACCTGCCGTCCCGTCTGAAGCTAATTTACGCTGGCGTCAGCGAAATCATCACCCAGTTTCAGCCTGATTTTTTTGCCATTGAGCAGGTCTTTATGGCGAAAAACGCCGACTCCGCGTTAAAGCTGGGGCAGGCGCGCGGCGTGGCGATTGTCGCGGCGGTGAATCAGGACCTACCGGTGTTTGAATATGCCGCCCGTCAGGTCAAGCAGACCGTCGTGGGCATTGGTAGCGCCGAGAAAAGCCAGGTGCAGCACATGGTGCGCACGTTGCTGAAGCTCCCCGCGAACCCGCAGGCCGATGCCGCCGATGCGCTGGCCATTGCCATCACCCACTGCCATGTCAGCCAAAACGCGATGCAAATGAGCGAATCGCGGCTGAATCTGGCGAGAGGGCGACTGCGTTAA
- the ruvB gene encoding Holliday junction branch migration DNA helicase RuvB, with the protein MIEADRLISAESTLPEDIVDRAIRPKLLEEYIGQPQVRSQMEIFIQAAKLRGDALDHLLIFGPPGLGKTTLANIVANEMGVNLRTTSGPVLEKAGDLAAMLTNLEPHDVLFIDEIHRLSPVVEEVLYPAMEDYQLDIMIGEGPAARSIKIDLPPFTLIGATTRAGSLTSPLRDRFGIVQRLEFYQVPDLQHIVGRSARYMGLEMSDEGALEVARRARGTPRIANRLLRRVRDFAEVKHDGSISAEIAAQALDMLNVDAEGFDYMDRKLLLAVIDKFFGGPVGLDNLAAAIGEERETIEDVLEPYLIQQGFLQRTPRGRMATVRAWNHFGITPPEMP; encoded by the coding sequence ATGATTGAAGCAGACCGCCTGATTAGTGCTGAAAGCACGTTGCCGGAAGATATAGTAGACCGTGCCATCAGGCCAAAATTGCTGGAAGAGTATATTGGTCAGCCGCAGGTGCGATCGCAGATGGAGATTTTCATCCAGGCTGCGAAACTGCGTGGCGATGCACTCGACCACCTGCTGATTTTCGGCCCTCCGGGGCTGGGTAAAACCACGCTTGCCAATATTGTCGCCAATGAAATGGGCGTGAATTTGCGTACTACGTCTGGCCCGGTGCTGGAGAAAGCGGGCGACCTGGCGGCGATGCTCACCAACCTCGAACCGCATGATGTGCTGTTTATCGATGAAATCCATCGACTGTCACCGGTGGTGGAAGAGGTGCTCTATCCGGCGATGGAGGATTATCAGCTCGACATTATGATTGGCGAAGGCCCGGCCGCACGCTCGATCAAAATCGATCTGCCGCCGTTTACCCTGATTGGCGCGACCACGCGTGCGGGTTCGTTAACCTCGCCGCTGCGTGACCGTTTCGGTATCGTTCAGCGTCTTGAGTTTTATCAGGTGCCTGACCTGCAACATATCGTTGGCCGTAGCGCCCGCTATATGGGGCTGGAGATGAGCGACGAAGGCGCGCTGGAAGTCGCTCGCCGCGCGCGTGGTACCCCACGTATCGCCAACCGCCTGTTGCGCCGCGTTCGCGATTTCGCGGAAGTGAAGCATGATGGCTCCATCTCAGCGGAGATCGCCGCGCAGGCGCTGGATATGCTTAACGTCGATGCGGAAGGGTTTGATTACATGGACCGCAAATTGCTGCTGGCCGTTATCGATAAATTCTTCGGCGGCCCGGTGGGGTTAGATAACCTGGCGGCGGCGATTGGTGAAGAGCGGGAAACCATTGAAGATGTGCTGGAGCCCTACCTGATTCAGCAGGGCTTCCTGCAACGTACGCCGCGTGGACGTATGGCGACGGTGCGTGCATGGAATCACTTCGGCATTACACCGCCTGAAATGCCCTGA
- a CDS encoding hydrolase, translating to MLTIDAKKTALVIIDLQEGILPFAGGPHTASDVVTRAARLAEKCRTAGSPVVMVRVGWSADFAEALKQPVDAQAGAGALPDNWWTYPQALGKQDRDIEVTKRQWGAFYGTDLELQLRRRGIDTIILCGISTNIGVESTARNAWELGFNLIIAEDACSAASAEQHQGSMTHIFPRIARVRSTEEIAQAL from the coding sequence ATGTTGACTATTGATGCGAAAAAGACCGCGCTGGTAATTATTGACCTGCAGGAAGGCATTCTGCCTTTCGCCGGAGGCCCGCATACGGCGAGTGATGTGGTCACCCGTGCGGCCCGTCTGGCGGAAAAATGCCGCACCGCGGGTTCCCCGGTGGTGATGGTGCGCGTGGGCTGGTCTGCCGATTTTGCCGAAGCGCTGAAACAGCCGGTTGATGCGCAGGCGGGCGCGGGCGCGCTGCCGGACAACTGGTGGACCTATCCGCAGGCCCTTGGTAAACAAGATCGCGATATTGAAGTCACTAAACGCCAGTGGGGCGCATTTTACGGCACCGACCTGGAGTTACAGCTGCGTCGTCGCGGCATCGACACCATTATCCTGTGCGGTATTTCCACCAACATTGGCGTGGAATCCACCGCGCGCAACGCCTGGGAACTGGGCTTTAATCTGATCATTGCTGAAGACGCGTGCAGCGCCGCCAGTGCGGAACAGCACCAGGGCAGCATGACGCATATTTTCCCGCGTATCGCTCGCGTGCGCAGTACAGAAGAGATTGCTCAGGCGCTATGA
- a CDS encoding PstS family phosphate ABC transporter substrate-binding protein, with protein sequence MLFIRIVKIWVQEILCLGLALPVLAIFLNIPMVLFFLAIHRELSGHLADLIFVFTLTVLAGGLLGWVRGKFIREEAYTLVRFLPAIILIFCSLFNWLATVIIADGDFSHLVFYTHQRWFCIYSILMNMASTSETYYAPTVMIVLGPVIPLGGILAYIAVQPVMEKRTGMLVSNPVGRYIAIVMLLIVSSISGLLSWQTWDRYQRRVATNTVNQIAENIMFEEYTPFSSDNNLTPLRKPATLLLETRWPRLDGATALYPLYASAAQALYRNIPTEDLESYLRVRTTDGAYDALIDGRADIIFVAEPSVQQREKAKTQGVDLHFYPIAREAFVFITHKDNPVTQLTDTQIRAIYSGQINNWREVGGRDARIYAYQRREDSGSQTIMRAAVMKTEKMRKPLETESINDMLGLLRNVADYQNSASSLGYTFRYYATQLHHNDNIRLLAVNGIAPTKETIRSGKYPYTVNVYMVTAGTPSTQSQKVIDWFLSEQGKQLIADVGYIPVN encoded by the coding sequence ATGTTATTCATAAGAATAGTGAAAATATGGGTGCAGGAGATTTTATGTTTGGGACTCGCATTGCCGGTATTAGCAATTTTTCTCAACATACCCATGGTATTATTCTTTTTAGCTATACACAGAGAGCTTTCAGGCCATTTAGCAGATTTGATTTTCGTATTCACTTTAACGGTTTTGGCTGGAGGTCTGTTAGGCTGGGTTCGAGGAAAGTTTATCCGCGAAGAGGCGTATACGTTAGTTCGATTTCTTCCTGCTATTATTCTGATATTTTGTTCGCTTTTTAATTGGTTGGCAACGGTCATCATTGCTGATGGTGATTTTAGCCATCTTGTATTCTACACGCATCAACGCTGGTTCTGTATTTACTCAATTTTGATGAATATGGCCTCAACCTCAGAAACTTATTATGCCCCTACGGTGATGATCGTGTTAGGGCCAGTGATTCCTTTAGGGGGAATTCTGGCCTATATAGCCGTACAACCTGTTATGGAAAAACGGACAGGTATGCTGGTGTCGAATCCAGTCGGAAGGTATATTGCTATTGTTATGCTGTTAATCGTATCGAGTATTAGTGGTTTGTTGAGCTGGCAAACATGGGATCGCTATCAGCGTCGTGTCGCGACAAATACAGTAAATCAGATTGCGGAAAATATAATGTTTGAGGAGTACACACCTTTTAGTTCCGATAATAATCTGACTCCATTGCGCAAGCCAGCCACGCTATTATTAGAGACCAGGTGGCCGAGACTGGACGGTGCCACTGCGTTGTATCCACTTTACGCATCTGCGGCTCAGGCACTTTATCGAAATATTCCAACTGAGGATCTCGAATCTTACCTTCGAGTAAGAACGACAGATGGCGCTTATGATGCCCTCATTGATGGACGCGCTGATATTATTTTTGTTGCTGAACCTTCAGTACAACAACGTGAAAAGGCGAAAACGCAAGGCGTTGATTTGCATTTCTATCCCATCGCCAGAGAGGCGTTTGTCTTTATTACCCACAAGGATAATCCAGTCACTCAACTCACTGATACGCAGATACGTGCAATCTACTCAGGACAAATAAATAACTGGCGAGAGGTCGGAGGCCGGGATGCCCGTATTTATGCCTATCAGCGTAGAGAAGATTCGGGTAGCCAAACCATTATGCGTGCTGCTGTCATGAAAACGGAAAAGATGCGTAAGCCACTGGAAACGGAATCGATCAACGATATGCTCGGACTGCTGCGCAATGTGGCGGATTATCAAAACAGCGCCAGTTCACTCGGCTATACCTTTCGGTATTATGCCACGCAACTGCATCATAACGACAACATTCGTTTACTGGCAGTGAATGGCATTGCGCCAACGAAAGAGACTATTCGCAGCGGTAAATATCCCTATACGGTGAATGTCTATATGGTTACTGCCGGCACGCCATCAACGCAATCACAGAAGGTCATTGACTGGTTTTTAAGCGAGCAGGGAAAACAACTCATTGCTGATGTGGGCTATATTCCCGTCAACTAA
- a CDS encoding MAPEG family protein — MVSALYAVLAALLLIKFSFDVVRLRMQYRVAYGDGGFSELQSAIRIHGNAVEYIPIGVILLLFMEMNGAETWMVHLCGILLLAGRLMHYYGFHHRLFRWRRSGMSATYISLLLMVLANLWYLPWELVFSLR, encoded by the coding sequence ATGGTAAGTGCGCTTTATGCCGTACTGGCCGCACTGTTGTTGATCAAGTTTTCCTTCGACGTCGTTCGCCTGCGCATGCAATACCGCGTCGCCTACGGTGACGGTGGTTTTAGCGAACTGCAAAGCGCGATTCGTATTCATGGCAATGCGGTGGAATATATTCCCATCGGCGTCATTTTATTGCTGTTTATGGAAATGAACGGCGCGGAAACCTGGATGGTTCACCTGTGCGGCATTTTGCTGCTGGCAGGCCGTTTAATGCATTATTATGGTTTTCATCATCGCCTTTTCCGCTGGCGTCGCTCTGGCATGAGCGCAACCTACATTTCGCTTCTGCTCATGGTACTGGCAAATCTGTGGTATCTGCCGTGGGAGTTGGTTTTCTCACTCCGTTAG
- a CDS encoding YebB family permuted papain-like enzyme, which translates to MVFTCIGARLFGQISAASQCWSNHVGIIIGHDGEDYLVAESRVPLSTITTLSRFIERSTDQRYGVRRLAGGLTAEQKLALVEKVPGRLHKLYHTGFKYDSARQFCSKFVFDIYKEALCIPVGEIETFGNLLHSNPNAKLTFWKFWFLGSIPWERKTVTPASLWHHPSLELIYGNV; encoded by the coding sequence ATTGTCTTCACCTGCATCGGTGCTCGCCTGTTTGGGCAAATTTCTGCGGCTTCGCAATGCTGGAGCAACCATGTGGGGATTATCATCGGGCATGACGGCGAAGATTACCTGGTCGCCGAAAGTCGAGTTCCGCTCTCCACCATCACAACGTTGTCACGCTTTATTGAACGCTCGACCGACCAACGCTACGGCGTCCGCCGTCTGGCTGGAGGATTAACCGCAGAACAAAAACTGGCGCTGGTCGAAAAGGTGCCAGGACGGCTGCATAAGCTCTACCACACCGGCTTTAAATACGATTCCGCACGTCAGTTCTGCTCGAAGTTTGTCTTCGATATTTATAAAGAAGCGTTATGCATCCCGGTGGGGGAAATAGAAACCTTCGGGAATTTGCTGCACAGCAACCCGAACGCCAAACTCACCTTCTGGAAGTTCTGGTTTCTGGGCTCAATTCCGTGGGAGCGAAAAACCGTTACACCAGCCAGCTTGTGGCATCATCCGAGTCTGGAATTGATTTACGGAAATGTTTAA
- the aspS gene encoding aspartate--tRNA ligase, translating to MRTEYCGQLRPSHVGQQVTLCGWVNRRRDLGSLIFIDMRDREGIVQVFFDPDRADALKLASELRNEFCIQVTGTVRARDEKNVNADMATGEIEVLASDLTIINRSESLPLDSNHVNTEEARLKYRYLDLRRPEMAQRLKTRAKITSFVRRFMDDHGFLDIETPMLTKATPEGARDYLVPSRVHKGKFYALPQSPQLFKQLLMMSGFDRYYQIVKCFRDEDLRADRQPEFTQIDVETSFMTAPQVREVMEALVRQLWLEIKGVDLGDFPIMTFAEAERRYGSDKPDLRNPMELVDVADLLKDVEFAVFAGPANDPKGRVAALRVPGGAALTRKLIDEYGNFVKIYGAKGLAYIKVNERAKGLDGINSPVAKFLNAEIVEAILERTGAQDGDMIFFGADNKKVVADALGALRLKLGKDLNLTDESKWAPLWVIDFPMFEDDGEGGLTAMHHPFTSPKDMTADELKAAPEDAVANAYDMVINGYEVGGGSVRIHRGEMQQTVFGILGINEQEQREKFGFLLDALKYGTPPHAGLAFGLDRLTMLLTGTDNIRDVIAFPKTTAAACLMTEAPSFANPASLAELNIQVVAKEAKESAENK from the coding sequence ATGCGTACAGAATATTGCGGACAGCTTCGACCGTCCCACGTTGGGCAGCAGGTGACTCTGTGTGGTTGGGTCAACCGTCGTCGTGATCTCGGTAGCCTCATCTTCATTGATATGCGTGACCGCGAAGGCATCGTGCAGGTGTTTTTCGATCCGGATCGTGCCGACGCATTAAAGCTGGCCTCCGAACTGCGTAATGAGTTCTGCATTCAGGTCACCGGCACCGTGCGTGCGCGTGACGAGAAAAACGTCAACGCCGACATGGCTACCGGCGAAATCGAAGTGCTTGCGTCTGATCTGACCATCATCAACCGTTCAGAATCACTGCCGCTGGATTCAAACCACGTTAACACCGAAGAAGCGCGTCTGAAGTACCGCTACCTCGACCTGCGTCGCCCGGAAATGGCGCAACGCCTGAAAACCCGCGCGAAAATCACCAGCTTCGTGCGTCGCTTTATGGACGATCACGGTTTCCTTGATATCGAAACCCCGATGCTGACCAAAGCGACCCCGGAAGGCGCGCGCGACTACCTGGTACCGTCTCGCGTACATAAAGGTAAATTCTACGCGCTGCCGCAGTCTCCGCAGCTGTTCAAACAGCTGCTGATGATGTCAGGCTTCGACCGCTACTATCAGATCGTTAAATGCTTCCGTGACGAAGACCTGCGTGCTGACCGTCAGCCGGAATTCACCCAGATCGACGTCGAAACCTCTTTCATGACCGCACCGCAAGTGCGTGAAGTGATGGAAGCGCTGGTACGTCAGCTGTGGCTGGAAATCAAAGGCGTGGATCTGGGCGATTTCCCGATCATGACCTTTGCTGAAGCAGAACGCCGTTACGGTTCTGATAAACCGGACCTGCGTAACCCGATGGAGCTGGTAGATGTTGCTGACCTGCTGAAAGACGTTGAGTTCGCGGTCTTCGCAGGCCCGGCAAACGATCCGAAAGGCCGTGTTGCGGCGCTGCGTGTACCAGGCGGTGCGGCACTGACCCGTAAACTTATCGACGAATACGGCAATTTCGTGAAGATCTACGGTGCGAAAGGTCTGGCTTATATTAAAGTCAACGAACGTGCTAAAGGTCTCGACGGCATTAACAGCCCGGTAGCGAAATTCCTGAACGCAGAAATCGTCGAAGCGATCCTTGAGCGCACTGGCGCACAAGATGGCGACATGATCTTCTTCGGCGCCGACAACAAAAAAGTGGTTGCCGACGCGCTGGGCGCACTGCGCCTGAAACTGGGTAAAGACCTTAACCTGACCGACGAGTCCAAGTGGGCGCCGCTGTGGGTTATCGACTTCCCGATGTTTGAAGACGACGGTGAAGGCGGTCTGACCGCGATGCACCACCCGTTCACCTCGCCGAAAGACATGACCGCAGACGAACTGAAAGCGGCACCGGAAGACGCGGTAGCGAACGCCTACGACATGGTTATCAACGGCTATGAAGTGGGTGGGGGTTCCGTGCGTATTCACCGTGGTGAAATGCAGCAGACAGTGTTCGGCATTCTGGGCATTAACGAACAGGAACAGCGCGAGAAATTCGGCTTCCTGCTCGACGCTCTGAAATACGGTACGCCGCCGCACGCAGGTCTGGCATTCGGTCTTGACCGTCTGACCATGCTGCTGACCGGCACCGATAACATCCGTGACGTTATCGCCTTCCCGAAAACTACGGCAGCAGCCTGTCTGATGACCGAAGCACCAAGCTTCGCGAATCCGGCTTCTCTGGCTGAACTGAACATTCAGGTCGTGGCGAAGGAAGCAAAAGAGTCTGCGGAGAACAAGTAA
- the nudB gene encoding dihydroneopterin triphosphate diphosphatase: MSFKRPVSILVVIYAEDTKRVLMLQRRDDPDFWQSVTGSVEEGETAPQAAAREVKEEVSVDIFAERLNLMDCQRTVEFEIFSHLRHRYAPGVMRNTESWFCLALPHEREIVFTEHLTYRWVNAVDAAALTKSWSNRQAIEEFVINAA; this comes from the coding sequence ATGTCATTCAAGCGTCCCGTGTCGATTCTCGTGGTGATTTATGCCGAGGACACGAAGCGGGTGCTGATGCTACAGCGGCGCGATGATCCTGATTTCTGGCAGTCGGTTACCGGCAGCGTGGAAGAGGGGGAAACCGCGCCGCAGGCCGCCGCGCGTGAAGTAAAGGAAGAGGTCTCTGTCGATATTTTCGCGGAGCGTCTGAATCTTATGGATTGTCAGCGTACGGTGGAGTTTGAAATTTTTAGTCATTTACGTCATCGCTATGCGCCGGGCGTCATGCGCAATACCGAATCCTGGTTTTGCCTTGCGCTCCCTCACGAACGGGAGATCGTGTTCACTGAACATCTGACCTACCGCTGGGTTAATGCTGTGGACGCCGCGGCATTAACCAAGTCGTGGAGCAACCGGCAGGCGATTGAAGAGTTTGTAATTAACGCCGCCTGA